In Arsenicicoccus dermatophilus, a genomic segment contains:
- a CDS encoding DUF3180 domain-containing protein: protein MLTRGLTVGGVVLTAMLTFALSWVGLARWSDTGHPMPPSGYLGVVPPLLVAAMVLAGAWSVRRTVTGRRPAGPHDGLRGYRVLVLCQAAASTGAVVLGWSAALAVVGRVTLALEGQRSAAAGALATALAAVVLTAAGLLGQSWCRLDDEPPAPRSGY, encoded by the coding sequence GTGCTGACGCGCGGGCTCACGGTCGGTGGCGTGGTGCTCACGGCGATGCTGACCTTCGCCCTCAGCTGGGTCGGGCTGGCTCGCTGGAGCGACACCGGTCACCCGATGCCGCCGTCGGGCTACCTGGGGGTCGTGCCCCCGCTGCTCGTGGCCGCCATGGTCCTCGCCGGAGCCTGGTCGGTGCGCCGCACCGTCACGGGCCGCCGGCCGGCGGGACCCCACGACGGGCTCCGGGGCTATCGCGTCCTCGTCCTGTGCCAGGCGGCGGCGTCGACTGGGGCCGTGGTCCTGGGATGGTCGGCCGCCCTGGCCGTCGTGGGACGCGTCACGCTCGCGCTCGAGGGGCAGAGGTCCGCTGCCGCCGGGGCGCTGGCCACGGCGCTCGCGGCGGTCGTGCTCACGGCTGCGGGGTTGCTCGGCCAGTCCTGGTGCCGTCTGGACGACGAACCGCCCGCACCGCGCTCCGGATACTGA
- the folK gene encoding 2-amino-4-hydroxy-6-hydroxymethyldihydropteridine diphosphokinase, with translation MTGSATAADRITLTGLRARGRHGVLPEERVLGQEFVVDLVLHLDLQQAAATDDLTATVSYAEVAETVHALVAGEPHDLIETLAGRIGARLLADHLRLTCVEVTVHKPAAPIAVPFGDVAVTVVARRDEPVVIALGANLEDPAAALTRAVRRLRRVRGLHVTGRSGLFETAPVGGVEQPDYLNAVVVGRTTLSAYTLLAELHRLEAAQGRDREREQRWGARTLDLDLIAYGEVVSGDPALTLPHPRAHERAFVLVPWAQADPGAVLRTPSGPRPVVELAAEVGAVDPATGEGAGIRPGPPWPQRRREGRSGSGSEDAARCPEAQPC, from the coding sequence ATGACCGGCTCCGCCACGGCCGCCGACCGGATCACCCTGACCGGGCTGCGCGCCCGGGGGCGGCACGGGGTGCTGCCCGAGGAGCGGGTCCTGGGGCAGGAGTTCGTCGTCGACCTGGTCCTCCACCTGGACCTGCAGCAGGCCGCCGCCACCGACGACCTCACCGCCACGGTGAGCTATGCCGAGGTCGCCGAGACCGTCCACGCGCTCGTCGCGGGGGAGCCCCACGACCTGATCGAGACCCTCGCCGGCCGGATCGGGGCGCGTCTGCTCGCCGACCACCTGCGGCTGACCTGCGTCGAGGTCACCGTGCACAAGCCCGCCGCTCCCATCGCGGTGCCCTTCGGGGACGTCGCGGTCACCGTGGTCGCGCGGCGCGACGAGCCCGTCGTCATCGCCCTCGGAGCCAACCTCGAGGACCCGGCCGCCGCCCTCACCCGGGCCGTCCGGCGGCTGCGCCGCGTGCGCGGCCTGCACGTCACCGGGCGCTCCGGCCTGTTCGAGACCGCGCCGGTGGGCGGCGTCGAGCAGCCGGACTACCTCAACGCCGTCGTCGTCGGCCGCACCACCTTGTCGGCCTACACGCTGCTCGCCGAGCTGCACCGCCTGGAGGCCGCGCAGGGGCGCGACCGCGAGCGCGAGCAGCGCTGGGGCGCACGGACCTTGGACCTGGACCTGATCGCCTACGGCGAGGTCGTCAGCGGCGACCCGGCCCTCACGCTGCCGCACCCGCGGGCCCACGAGCGGGCCTTCGTGCTCGTCCCGTGGGCGCAGGCGGACCCCGGGGCCGTGCTGCGGACTCCTTCCGGCCCACGCCCCGTGGTCGAGCTGGCGGCCGAGGTCGGGGCGGTCGATCCCGCGACAGGGGAGGGTGCGGGGATCCGACCCGGTCCGCCCTGGCCGCAGCGCCGCCGAGAGGGTCGCTCCGGGTCCGGGTCCGAGGACGCCGCCCGCTGCCCGGAGGCCCAGCCGTGCTGA